TCAAAATCACCGGCTCTACGCGGCTGGATGACGACCTGGCAGTGGGCAAGAGCGCCAGGGTCAGGTTCGTCGAGATGGCAGACGGCACAATGGTCGCCACCCGGATACAGGATAGATGATGATAAGAACGGGAAGTGATTCCAGAGGTACCCTATCAAATCAATCGGCGATGATGGCAGGGTTGTAGGTAGACGTTCCTTCCAGACAGGCGGCCCTACCAGGATTGACAACGTCGGACTCTCGGCCGGGGAACGGCCGAGAGTCCGGTTAGAGGTGCTGCCCAACGGCTCGCCTGTTCCAGCTACTCATGGCAGCCACGGTAGCTAACCTGACCCTGGTGGCCACGAAGCTCGGATTGATGGGAAAGATAAATCAGCCAGGTGCTTCCTTTTTTGCCGCTTTTCATCAAGGTCTCATTATTGCCATCACAACCATGGCGCTCAGGCTATTTGTGGTTAATGCGCCACTATGGGCATGGTCTACCGAGAGGCCTTGCTTCGCAGAAGGGGGCTTTCGGCTGAATTTCTAGGCCTTATCCACAAAAAAAGAGACGAGGTTGTATCAAAGCGCATTCGTTTGGATAATCCTTTTGCCAATTTGTCTGCAGCCTTGGTTTTTTCTTCCCCCGTTGTGACTTTTGTCCTACGAGATTCCGGAAATGTGGGTTATCATATAACCGAAGAATCAATCAATAGGATTAAATAAAAAAGGGAGGCGAGCACGATGACAGTCAAGAAAGTGATTTTTAGTCTGGTTCTCGTCACAGCAATGCTGGCGCTAAGTGCCGGGACTACATCCGGGATGGCGCCGGGCACTTTTACCGCCACCCTTACCGGGTCAGGAGAAGTGCCGCCGGTGACCACAATGGCTTCAGGTGAGGCAACCTTCATTCCCAGTGCTGACGGTACCCAATTGACGTACACACTAACCGTAAGCGGCACCAGTGATATCATCGCCTCGCATATTCATCTGGCGCCGGCGGGCGCCAATGGGCCGGTGGTTGCCGGGCTCTTTGGTGGGCCGTTGACCGGTCCGTTTGACGGGGTACTGGCGCAGGGAACAATTACTGCCGCGGAACTTAAAGGACCCCTGGCTGGAATGCCTCTGGATGCGCTGGTTGCGGAAATAAAGGCCGGTAATACCTACGTTAACGTCCATACCAGCGCGAACCCGCCCGGAGAGATTAGAGGGCAGATAGTAACACCGATGCCTTGAGCCGATTGAGTGCCGGCATTAAAGAAGAGGGGCGCTGTACAGCGCCCCTCTTCTTTTGTTTGACCTGCTTGATCTAGCTGTTAATCATCCTCTCGCCATGCTCCTTTTCCGTATCATAATGGTAGCTATGACGATTACCACTGCCGCCGCAATCAGCCCGATGATGAGACCCCAGTTAGGTCCGGCCGGAGGAGCTTCGGGAGTTGGTGTTGGCTCCGGTGTTGTTGGTGGAGTTGGGGCCGGGGCCTGTACCGTTACCGTTACTGAGGCGGTAACCGGCGGCTCAAACGGAGTATGGTCATTTTTCACCAGTTGCACCCCGAAGGTATGCGTCCCTGCCGGTACGTTCTCCCAGACGATGCTGGTGCTGGGGTCGGCTTTATAGGTACCGGGGGCGCTTACCGCGGGCTGGCCGGGTGTGGTGGGAATATCATCAACATCCATGTAATAGTGGATGTGGCCCTGTCCGGAAACCGGCGCACCGGGAGCCACCAGTTCCAGATCGGCAACCGAAATCCTCACCGTGATGTTCCCGGGTTGAAGGGTTGCCCCACTCGGGGGAGAGACGATGCTGACAGACGGTGCCGGCGCTGTAGGAGGAGGTGGCGGTGGCGCTGCAACCGTTACCGTTACCGTGGCAGTAACCGGCGGGTCAAGGGGAGTATGGTTGTTGTTGACCAGTTGCGCCCCGAAGGTGTGCGTGCCGGGTGACACGTTCTCCCAGACAACCTCGTCCTCATTGGTTACCTTGTAGGTACCCGCCGCGGTTACCGCAGGCTGGCCGGGGGTGGTGGGAATATCAACATCCATATAGTAGTGGATGTGACCTTCACCGGGGACAGGGTCTCCGCCGGGCGCCTTGCGGGTGAAGTTAGAGATTTCCAGGGCTATGGTGATATTGCCCGGGGAGAGGGTCGCCCCGCTCTGGGGAGAAGAGATTGTCATTTCGGGTGGTTGCTGCGCCAGCAAGGCATAGGTGCTGAAGTGGCTTGCCTTTGCTGATGCGGTATTGGCCTCGGCATTCACCGTGGTCTCCAGCATTTCCCATGAGGAGCCGTTCCATAAGGCGATGACCAGATTATTTTCCGTCATCCCTGCCGGTAGCTCAGCCGGGTCATAGGCGAAGGTCAAGGTTATGGCCGGGTTGAAGGTAGCGCCAGCCGGGCCGAACTCCCGGGCGATAACTATGGCTTTACCATCCGGAGCCTCCGGCATAGTCGTTGGGGTGTTAATGGACATCAGGTTGAGGGCAGCGCCTGCGGCGGTCTTCAGGGTAGTGCCGGTGGCGATACTGATGGTAATGTCATTCGCCGCGCTGCGCAGGCTGACGGCACTCTCCACTACACCGCTGGAGCTGACCCGCAGCGTGGTAGTGCTGCTAAGCCCGCTTAGGCCGACTGCTGTGGTCAGCGCACCACCACCGCCGCCGCCGCCACCACCGCCGCCGCCACCGCCAGATGAAGGCTCAGCCGGTAGCGAGGTGATTTCAGCCGGACCGGCCGCGGTAGAATTGTCGATGCTGTTGAAAGCCGTTACCTGGTACCGTATGGGTAGGGGTAGCCCCGCTACTCCGGTATCAGCGTAAGCCTGGCTGTTAAGCGCAAGCGTGGCGATGACGGAGAAGTTAGTGATATTAGCCGATGTAGCGCGCCAGACCCTGTAGCCAGCCTCGTTAGCGGAACCATCCGTCCAGGTCAGGTTAACGTTATTGAAAGCGGTTGCGTTAGCCTGGAGTCCGGTCGGTGCTGCCGGAGCCGCTGTCGGTGTTGCCGAGGTCGCGATAACAGTGTTCGAGATTCCATCGCTGGGGCCGCTGAGACCGTTGAAGGCGGTGACGCGGTACTGATAGGTGGTCTCCGGCGCAGCCGCGCTATCGGTATAAGTAGTAATATCGATGCCTACCTCGGCAATCTGAGTGAATGTAGTGTTGTCGGTGGAGCGCGTGACGCGGTAACCAGACTCATTGGCCACATTATTCCAGGTGAGGACAATCTCGCCGGTAGCCTGCGCTGTGGCCGGGTTCAGCACGGGAGCGACAGGCGCAAGCAGTTCCACCGTAGCCGTGTTTGAAGCACTGGCGGAAGGACCGAGGATATTAGTGGCGAAGACGCGGTAGTTGTATACATTGCCGACAGTCACCGTCCCGTCATTGAAGGTGGCGGCGGTGTTGGTGCCGATCTGCGTGAAGGTGACATTGTCGGTACCAATGGAACGCTGAACCAGATAGCCGGTGGCGCTGGGGGACGCGGTCCAGTTCAGGGTTACCTGTGTGGGTGAAGCTACTCCGGCGGTCAGACCGGCGGGTGCGGCAGGTACATCCACGGTAACCGTGACCACGTTGGAATTCGGTCCCATTCCCCCGGCACTGAAGGCGTGAACGCGGTATGAGTAGGTATTGCCGAGCACGACCGATTCATCGGTGAAGGCAGCCGAGACGGCAGGCAGCAACTCGGCAAGGTGGGTGATAGTTGTAAATTCCGGGGTTGCCGACCGTTCTATATGGATACCGATCGCGTTAGTAGCGGTATTGACCCAGGTTAGACGAATGCGCGCGGGGCCTGCGAGAATCTCCGCCGCCAGGTTGGTTGGAGCCGTCGGCAAAGCGGCATTCACCAGCACGGTGTTGGACGCCGCGGAGCGCTGGCCGAGCGCATTCACCGCCACGATGCGGTAGAAGAAGTTTCCATCGATGAAACCGGACTCGGTAAAGGTTGCGGTGCTGGGAGACGCTACCGCGTTGGCGGGAATATTAAACGACTGGAGTATTGTAGCAAAGGTATCTGCCGCCGCTTTCTCCAGGACGAACCCCGCTTCGGCCTCGGAGTTGTCGGTCCAGGTGAAAGTAGCCGTCCCCGCGGTGAGGTCGATAGCTGTGTTGGCCAGGTCAGTCGGCGCTGCCGGCGGTCCTACAGCTATTATTTGAGTAGATGTGTGCGAGCCTGCCGGGTTGAAGGCGGTCAGGCTAATGGTGTACTCGCCAGGGGCGGCGAACACATGCGTGGGGCTCTGGGCCGTGCTGTTGGCACTGCTGTCACCGAAGTCCCAGTGCCAGCCGGTGGGGTTGCCCGTGGCCGCGCCGGTGAAATCGATGGTGGTCTGCGTGGCGCCCGCCGCGGCGGTGAAGGAAGCCACCGGTACGGCGTAGACATGGAGCATCTGCGATGTAGTTGCCGTTCCTCCGGCATTGGAAGCCGTCAGTCTGGCGATGAAGTTGCCGGCAGCGTTGTAGGTCTTGCTCGGGCTCTGGGCAGTGCTGGTAGTGCCATCACCGAAGTCCGATGCCCAGGTCGTCGCGCCGACAGAAGCATCGGTAAACTGGACGGCAAGGGGTGCGGTACCGGAGGCAACACTGGCGGTGAAGCCGGGGGTGACCGCGGCGGTCAACTCACGCCCGAATATTGCGAAGTCGAGGAGTTCCCCGCTATCAAAGCCAAGAGGACCGGTAATCCTGACAAAATTAGGCCGCCCCGGGGCGCCTGTGACCGGCCCGGTAACGCCGTTATTGATGCCGTTAGTGACTCCCCAGGCGCCGGGCGGAGCGGTCACCGGGCGCAGGAAAACGTCAACCATGTTGACACCGGGCAGGGGAGTAATAGCCGTGACAAAATCCTGTCCCGCCCCTAGAATATCCTGTGTGAAGTTGATTTCACGGTTGCTTAAAGGGTCGGCCACTACGCCGGGAAAGTTGAAAGTGCCATAAGGGGTCACAATGGTGTAGTCGCCACTGCCACCCATTAAGTCCGCATCTAATCTGAACCGAACCCGGTTCATCATCGCCTCGTCGCCAGGGACGGGCGATTCAGTAGCATTTGCCCATACGGCTTCCATGGCAAACTCTATCAGACCGAAGTCATTCTCGGTCTCGGCCACGTAGTAGAAAGCTTCAGCCCCGAAGCCGACGGCCACCGAATAAGGATTTGCCGGGTCTGCTGGGTCCGCCAGGTTCTCCGGGCCGATGGGCAGCATCTGCAGCCTGGTGGCGAGGATATCCTGGTAAAAGGACGGATAGCCGTTAGGTGTCGGGAATCCGGCGATAGGAACTACCGGTCCCACCGCCATGCCCGCCGCTGCGTTGACCGTAATGGTCGCCGTGTTTGACAGCGCTGACAGGCTGGGCGCATTGCCGATGGAGGAGACACGGTAGGAGTAGGTGGCGCCGGGCAGAATGCTGGCATCAATGAAGCTCGTCG
This is a stretch of genomic DNA from Dehalococcoidales bacterium. It encodes these proteins:
- a CDS encoding CHRD domain-containing protein, which encodes MTVKKVIFSLVLVTAMLALSAGTTSGMAPGTFTATLTGSGEVPPVTTMASGEATFIPSADGTQLTYTLTVSGTSDIIASHIHLAPAGANGPVVAGLFGGPLTGPFDGVLAQGTITAAELKGPLAGMPLDALVAEIKAGNTYVNVHTSANPPGEIRGQIVTPMP
- a CDS encoding PKD domain-containing protein → MKKRITAIISSVLLLIMLLPVPVRAAPDAAPTNLRASVQAAPLGVVLTWTDTSTNEAGFRVYRALAPGTDFVQVGVDRPASDPATATGSRSTTDDTVQAGITYSYRIVAFDGLGEESAPTNTVTITATVPAAPSGLVATQQAGPPQTVTLNWTDASTNEAGFKIERADDTGFTQNVVLNAVAFNTTSFIDASILPGATYSYRVSSIGNAPSLSALSNTATITVNAAAGMAVGPVVPIAGFPTPNGYPSFYQDILATRLQMLPIGPENLADPADPANPYSVAVGFGAEAFYYVAETENDFGLIEFAMEAVWANATESPVPGDEAMMNRVRFRLDADLMGGSGDYTIVTPYGTFNFPGVVADPLSNREINFTQDILGAGQDFVTAITPLPGVNMVDVFLRPVTAPPGAWGVTNGINNGVTGPVTGAPGRPNFVRITGPLGFDSGELLDFAIFGRELTAAVTPGFTASVASGTAPLAVQFTDASVGATTWASDFGDGTTSTAQSPSKTYNAAGNFIARLTASNAGGTATTSQMLHVYAVPVASFTAAAGATQTTIDFTGAATGNPTGWHWDFGDSSANSTAQSPTHVFAAPGEYTISLTAFNPAGSHTSTQIIAVGPPAAPTDLANTAIDLTAGTATFTWTDNSEAEAGFVLEKAAADTFATILQSFNIPANAVASPSTATFTESGFIDGNFFYRIVAVNALGQRSAASNTVLVNAALPTAPTNLAAEILAGPARIRLTWVNTATNAIGIHIERSATPEFTTITHLAELLPAVSAAFTDESVVLGNTYSYRVHAFSAGGMGPNSNVVTVTVDVPAAPAGLTAGVASPTQVTLNWTASPSATGYLVQRSIGTDNVTFTQIGTNTAATFNDGTVTVGNVYNYRVFATNILGPSASASNTATVELLAPVAPVLNPATAQATGEIVLTWNNVANESGYRVTRSTDNTTFTQIAEVGIDITTYTDSAAAPETTYQYRVTAFNGLSGPSDGISNTVIATSATPTAAPAAPTGLQANATAFNNVNLTWTDGSANEAGYRVWRATSANITNFSVIATLALNSQAYADTGVAGLPLPIRYQVTAFNSIDNSTAAGPAEITSLPAEPSSGGGGGGGGGGGGGGALTTAVGLSGLSSTTTLRVSSSGVVESAVSLRSAANDITISIATGTTLKTAAGAALNLMSINTPTTMPEAPDGKAIVIAREFGPAGATFNPAITLTFAYDPAELPAGMTENNLVIALWNGSSWEMLETTVNAEANTASAKASHFSTYALLAQQPPEMTISSPQSGATLSPGNITIALEISNFTRKAPGGDPVPGEGHIHYYMDVDIPTTPGQPAVTAAGTYKVTNEDEVVWENVSPGTHTFGAQLVNNNHTPLDPPVTATVTVTVAAPPPPPPTAPAPSVSIVSPPSGATLQPGNITVRISVADLELVAPGAPVSGQGHIHYYMDVDDIPTTPGQPAVSAPGTYKADPSTSIVWENVPAGTHTFGVQLVKNDHTPFEPPVTASVTVTVQAPAPTPPTTPEPTPTPEAPPAGPNWGLIIGLIAAAVVIVIATIMIRKRSMARG